CTGCGGTCGACGCCGGTTTCGTGCCCAACGACATGCAGGTTGGCCAGACCGGCAAGATCGTCGCGCCGCAGCTGTACATCGCCGTCGGCATCAGCGGTGCCATCCAGCACCTGGCCGGGATGAAAGACTCCAAGGTCATCGTGGCAATCAACAAGGACGAAGAGGCGCCGATTTTTCAGGTGGCGGATTACGGTCTAGTGGGTGACTTGTTCGAGGTCGTGCCGCAGTTGCAGCAAGTGATCTGAAGCCCTAAAGGAATGTGTTGCAATACCTATAGAATTGTGCTATGCGTGCATACTCAAGTGGCGTGCGGGTTTCAGGGCTAATGCATTTGAAACATAGAGTTGACGTGCGGGAAAGACAATTTTTTGACTTACACGTTATGCGGTAAGTCTGATGCTTGAGCGTTTGAGCTTAGGCATTCTGGTTGTTTTCGTTATTCTTTGTACCCGGTTTTGTACCCGGTTTTGACTTCTTGTAGCATGTAGTGCTGGTTGCTGGCTTAGGGTGGTTGTGCCGAGATTGAATCGGCCTCGAGCCCGTCATTGAGTGCTTTGCTTGTAGTCCTACTGGCTTGAAACGTTTAAGCGCTATGTTGTCTGTCTGGCTATCACGCTGAGTGTAGGTGTTGTTAGGTGACTCGCTCGCTAATAACGCTCTCTCGGAAAGAGATGTAAGCCATAGCGTCATTGAGGTCTTTTATTCTGACTTGGACAGCCTGAGAGATTTTCTCATCGCTTTCCGCTGGAGGAGTTTCGTCTGGGTGGGCCATCTTCCAGAGAGCAAGAAGCTTCAGGTATGACAAAAGAGAGTGCGCTCAGCAGCAAGTGGTCGCCCGCCTGAAGTACTTATGATCATGACTCCACTCATTACAAAAACAAGAGAAGAGCCATGGCCGGAAACATCAAAAAACAGGTCGATAGTATCGACTACAGCACCGTCGCGGTTCCGGAAGAACACCGCATGAGCAAAGGCTCACTGACGATGGCTTGGTGGGCCATCTGCAGTGCTATGTTTTGGCTGGTGGTGTCCGCCACCCTGGCAATGAGCTTTGGTACGATGAATGCCATAATCGGCTTACTCTTGTCGGTCGTAACTTATGCGGCCATCAACGGGGTCATTGCCCGCTACGCCATTAAGACCGGATTATCGGTCGCACTCTTCTCCCGGGTGCTATTCGGACGCGCCGGCGCAGCACTGGCCACCCTGATTTTCTTCGCCACGGCGATCTACTACAGCGTGTTTGAAGGCTCGGTGATCGCCATTGCTATCCAACACTACGTGTCCGACATCACGCTCAATCAAGCCTACCTAATAGTGGTGCTATACAGCGTGCCACTGGTGTTCGGTAGCGTGCAGACCTGGCTGGATAAGTTCAATGGCGTGCTGCTGCCGCTCTACCTGATTGGTCTGATTGCCGTAGTAGCGATGGCCGTCGGTGAATACGGCTACAGTTCTGCCTGGTTGGAAATGGGGCCTGAGAGCGGGCCAGTAAGTAATGGCTGGTGGGACTGTTTCACCTATTTCATGGGAGTGTGGATTCTCATGATGTACACCTGGGACTACGCACGCTTCGGTCGTAAGCAGGACGCCAGCTACCACGCTAAATTTAACTTCGGCCTACCATTCTATATCTTCACCTTTCTTATTAACGGTCTGGTCGGCATCTTTCTCGCCGCCACCATTCCCACAGAGGGCGGCCTGTCTGAGGTCTCGGTGGTGCTGGCCATTGTCGAGCTGATGGGTATCTGGGGGTTGTTGTTCGTTTGGGTCAGCCAGACCCGTATCAATACCGCAAATTTCTTCATGGCCGCTAGCAACATGCATGCGTTCTTCGGCCGTTTTGGCTTGGCGGCTGTGCCTTATATGGCATGGGCCGTAGTAGTTGGCATCGTGGTCTACACAATGATGTTGCTCAATGTGTTCAGCTACATTCTGCAAGCCCTGGCATACCAGAGCATCTTTGTAGTGGCTTGGGTAGCGATCGCTTTGGCGCATATTTTCTCGCCGAAATATACCCAGCTGTTCGAGGGCAATATTGAATTCGCTCTCGAACGAGTCAACGCCTTCAACCCGTGCGGCTTGATCGCCTGGTTCTTTGCCGCTGGCCTGGGGATAGTGCTGCTGAATTTCGGCGGAGCAACGCTGGCGACCTTCTCAGCGCCGGTGACCTTTGTCTGCGCGTTCGCCAGCTACTGGCTGCTACTCAACAGCGCCAAACGCAGCTGGTTTGTCCGCACCAGCTGCAGCTGAAACCAATATCGGCGCCCACCGGGCCGATGTATTCGGCTCCGGCAACTTGCTGCAGCTACCAAACCCGATCCAAAACTAAGCCGCAACACCGCAGCGGCTTAGTGCTGCGTAGCTGAAAAAAAGACTAACAATGCTAAGAGCCAATTCATGAAAATGATCAACCTGCACCCACAAGCAACTCTCATATTACTTCCATTGTTGGCATCGCTCGCGCTACCCGCAGGTGCGGTGGCTATCAATGACAACTTGGACATTGGCGGCGCCGTGCGTGCGCGTATCGACTACGACCCCGACCGGGATATCGAGAAGCTGAGTTTCGATACTGCCTTTCTCACCGCTACCTACAACTCCGATAGTTGGATCGGCGCGGCTAAATACCGTTTCTATGGCGACGCTTACCCTTTCGACTATACCGACAAGATCGGTGACATCGCCTTCGCCGAATATGCATGGATCGGCTACAAGTTCGATGAGTCGCGTCAGATTCAGGTGGGACTAAACAAGATTCCGTTCGGCCTGCTGCCCTATGCCGGCAGCACTTTCTTCTTGACCTTGGGCAGCGTGATCGGCCTGGAAGACATTGCGAACCTTGGTGTTAAATACATCCAGCAGCAGGATGACTGGAACTTCCAACTCGCTTACTACCTAAGCCCGGCTGATCAGGGTCAAGGTACAAGCCGCGGCGGGCGGACCTATGCAACCAGTGTTGCTACGGCAGATGACTACGTCGTCGACGGCAGCGATAACCACGAGCGCGACATCTTAGTCGGGCGTCTGGCCCGCAACCTAAAGCTTGGGAGCTGGCAGTCGGAGATCGGCGCCTCGGCATTGACCTCGACGCTGCAGAACCAGGACAGTCGTGATAGCGGCCGCCGAAATGCCCTAGCAGTCCACTACTCGGGCAAGAATGGCCCCTGGGGCGTGCAACTGCAAGCCACTCGCCAGGACATGAGCCCGGAGAATCCCGGCAGAGACAAGCTGGTTAGCTTCGGCAGCTTCGACGGCACCTTTAACGTTGCCGCCAAGGGTAACCTCTATGTAGCCGACCTCAGCTATGACATTCCTGGCTCACTCGGGTGGCTCTCTGGTGTCAAGGTTTACGGTAACTACAGCCTGTTCGACAAGGATGAGTCCAGCTTCGAGGATTCCCAGCGCTTCATCCTTGGCACATCTTTCTCGCTGAAAGACCTATGGATCGCCGTCGAGTGGTTGCACGGCAAGCACGATCCCTACATCGGTGGCGGTAGCTACACCCAGAGCCTGGGCGCCGGCGGTAGCGAACGCTGGGAAAACCAGTTGTATACCAATATCGGTTACTACTTCTGAGGCAATAAGCGCCCCTAGCAACCACTCACGCTCCTATTTTCGCCAGCCATGTGCTGGCGTTTTTTTATGGTGCGCCAGGCATGGCGCGTAGCGCCGTGACTGGCGCTGTCGGGTTCACTGTGGTGGTGAGCCTGGCGACTTGGAGGTGAAAGTCCTCTACACACCCGGCAAGGGGAAGTGTTAGCTGAAGGCAAGGGTGTCGCGGGCGACTGCGAATCTGAAGGAAGCCCGAGACAAAATGCTGGCCTGACGAACAGGAAGCGGATGAGGCGGCGCAGCGGGGTGAGGTGGCCATAATCGCCAAAGCCCGATACTTGCACGGAACGCTGCGACGTAGATCCGACAGGCATAAGCAGGAAGGTCGCGCGAATTACCCTGGGAGATCTGTACGCTTGCCATTGTGCTACCGATTGTCGAGAGGC
This window of the Pseudomonas mosselii genome carries:
- a CDS encoding purine-cytosine permease family protein is translated as MAGNIKKQVDSIDYSTVAVPEEHRMSKGSLTMAWWAICSAMFWLVVSATLAMSFGTMNAIIGLLLSVVTYAAINGVIARYAIKTGLSVALFSRVLFGRAGAALATLIFFATAIYYSVFEGSVIAIAIQHYVSDITLNQAYLIVVLYSVPLVFGSVQTWLDKFNGVLLPLYLIGLIAVVAMAVGEYGYSSAWLEMGPESGPVSNGWWDCFTYFMGVWILMMYTWDYARFGRKQDASYHAKFNFGLPFYIFTFLINGLVGIFLAATIPTEGGLSEVSVVLAIVELMGIWGLLFVWVSQTRINTANFFMAASNMHAFFGRFGLAAVPYMAWAVVVGIVVYTMMLLNVFSYILQALAYQSIFVVAWVAIALAHIFSPKYTQLFEGNIEFALERVNAFNPCGLIAWFFAAGLGIVLLNFGGATLATFSAPVTFVCAFASYWLLLNSAKRSWFVRTSCS
- a CDS encoding porin, with product MINLHPQATLILLPLLASLALPAGAVAINDNLDIGGAVRARIDYDPDRDIEKLSFDTAFLTATYNSDSWIGAAKYRFYGDAYPFDYTDKIGDIAFAEYAWIGYKFDESRQIQVGLNKIPFGLLPYAGSTFFLTLGSVIGLEDIANLGVKYIQQQDDWNFQLAYYLSPADQGQGTSRGGRTYATSVATADDYVVDGSDNHERDILVGRLARNLKLGSWQSEIGASALTSTLQNQDSRDSGRRNALAVHYSGKNGPWGVQLQATRQDMSPENPGRDKLVSFGSFDGTFNVAAKGNLYVADLSYDIPGSLGWLSGVKVYGNYSLFDKDESSFEDSQRFILGTSFSLKDLWIAVEWLHGKHDPYIGGGSYTQSLGAGGSERWENQLYTNIGYYF